In Felis catus isolate Fca126 chromosome E1, F.catus_Fca126_mat1.0, whole genome shotgun sequence, the following proteins share a genomic window:
- the SPEM2 gene encoding uncharacterized protein SPEM2 isoform X4, translating into MCLIVTQQPHQLPGVLQSIPRSSPGCQRLTAPAAGSCHSCQHWDQRGNCDVAWTPECLRQDDPLDSSENPRCSCRRHRRCSHRRGRHPGHHRPCSHQWGLRNHRHFPPNRSVFHSHCHNRKMSQLRPVPSFDEDNLDSCLEEDDLSFPHPKYPRRGCGGLYQPVGLPSNLGLWGRQGGILASLPPPSLYLSPELRRMPKRVEAKSELRLQSYGPHCPQSRIWGNLEAEQRTPSPPPVRRPPPGPSRVPAGHSPYPSGAQLLHDSRDQRRRRLEGSGPPCALVPRGSRPEAREPCSPQAHRQSLPGHAHSQSNRSPHPSTGHLGYGARDPHEVRRRTGECTEATPARHPLTTASLTVLGETSHQRAPAPGSALLPRSSQPLPEVQAPEPPPAQPTFRPLSRTPGANGSYQVYDSLELKRQVQESRARASSLPPPCTSASRPSLHRSRNGKLH; encoded by the exons ATGTGCCTCATTGTGACCCAACAGCCTCACCAGCTG CCTGGGGTCCTGCAGTCCATACCAAGAAGCTCCCCAGGGTGCCAACGACTTACTGCTCCTGCTGCTGGGTCTTGTCATTCTTGTCAACATTGGGATCAACGTGGTAACTGCG ATGTGGCATGGACTCCAGAATGCCTTAGACAAGATGATCCATTGGATTCATCTGAAAA CCCCCGCTGCAGCTGTCGCCGCCACCGCCGCTGCAGCCACCGCCGTGGCCGGCACCCCGGCCACCACCGCCCCTGCAGCCACCAGTGGGGACTGAGGAACCATAGGCATTTCCCCCCCAACCGCTCTGTCTTCCACAGTCACTGTCACAACCGCAAGATGTCACAGCTGCGGCCAGTGCCCTCCTTCGATGAGGACAACCTAGACTCCTGCCTAGAGGAGGATGACCTATCCTTCCCGCACCCCAAGTACCCACGGCGGGGCTGCGGAGGGCTCTACCAGCCGGTGGGCCTGCCCTCCAACTTGGGGCTGTGGGGCCGCCAGGGTGGGATCCTGGCCAGCCTGCCACCACCTTCTCTGTACCTGTCACCTGAGCTGCGCCGCATGCCCAAGCGCGTGGAGGCCAAGTCGGAGCTGAGGCTGCAGTCCTACGGGCCCCACTGCCCCCAGTCCCGAATCTGGGGCAATCTAGAGGCTGAGCAGCGGACCCCGTCTCCACCACCCGTCCGCCGGccgccccccggcccctcccGGGTCCCCGCGGGACACAGCCCTTACCCCTCAGGGGCCCAGCTACTCCATGACTCCCGGGATCAGCGGCGGCGGCGTCTGGAGGGCTCCGGACCACCCTGTGCCCTGGTGCCCCGGGGGTCCCGGCCCGAGGCCCGGGAGCCCTGCTCCCCCCAGGCCCACCGGCAGAGCCTCCCTGGCCACGCTCACAGCCAGTCCAACCGCAGCCCCCACCCATCCACGGGGCACTTGGGCTACGGCGCCCGGGACCCCCACGAGGTTCGGCGCCGGACGGGCGAATGCACCGAGGCAACGCCCGCCCGGCACCCTCTGACCACCGCATCCCTCACCGTGCTGGGCGAGACCTCCCACCAACGGGCCCCGGCTCCCGGCTCAGCCCTGCTGCCccgctcctcccagcccctgcccgaAGTCCAGGCTCCCGAGCCGCCCCCAGCTCAGCCCACCTTCAGGCCACTCAGCCGGACCCCGGGGGCCAATGGCAGCTACCAGGTATACGACAGCCTGGAGCTGAAGCGGCAGGTCCAGGAGAGCAGAGCGCGGGCCAGCTCCCTGCCGCCCCCCTGCACCTCGGCCTCCAGGCCCTCCCTGCACAGGAGCCGGAACGGGAAACTCCACTGA
- the SPEM1 gene encoding spermatid maturation protein 1 isoform X2, protein MAMAERPRPGWASYPSSSTNSCQDLGNSILLLLGLIICINIGINMLWRRLRAFLHRVFHVVYEKEASKPSSPEKQTQPLKQSAPAVHLRCTMDPVKMTVTPPPTRRHRHRGSSRRRGHHPVAWAPDTDDEEKPPHRHPAVCSHNWDHCADWETFRSTQGLWAPHTIRFQQTVEGKPLKGEMPSELGLEAYVYPVNPPPPSPKALSHDNCGAGAGAGAGAQAEQEQGAPAPPAPPPARGPAIVPDLPGRPSSRRVLYDAREVRRRLRELTREVEALSHCYPLISKSSNAEGTGKDWVYRSLAER, encoded by the exons ATGGCCATGGCTGAGCGGCCACGGCCTGGGTGGGCCTCATATCCCAGCTCCAGCACCAACAGCTGTCAGGACCTGGGCAACTCCATCCTGTTGCTGCTGGGTCTCATCATCTGCATTAACATTGGCATCAATATG CTCTGGCGCAGACTCCGCGCCTTCTTACATCGGGTGTTCCATGTCGTTTATGAGAAAG AAGCTTCTAAGCCATCCTCACCTGAGAAGCAGACCCAGCCTCTGAAACAGAGCGCCCCTGCGGTCCACCTTCGATGCACCATGGACCCCGTGAAAATGACCGTGACCCCCCCACCCACTCGCCGCCATCGCCACAGGGGCTCCTCGAGGCGCCGGGGGCACCACCCGGTCGCCTGGGCCCCCGACACCGACGACGAGGAGAAGCCCCCACATCGGCACCCAGCAGTCTGCTCCCACAACTGGGATCACTGCGCAGACTGGGAAACCTTCCGATCCACCCAGGGGCTCTGGGCTCCCCACACCATTCGCTTCCAGCAGACCGTAGAAGGAAAGCCCCTCAAAGGAGAGATGCCGTCGGAGCTGGGCCTGGAGGCCTACGTGTACCCGgtgaaccccccacccccgagcccAAAGGCCCTGAGCCACGACAACTGTGGGGCGGGCGCGGGCGCAGGGGCCGGGGCCCAGGCCGAGCAGGAGCAGGGCGCCCCTGcccctccggccccgccccctgcccgggGCCCCGCAATCGTCCCCGACctccccgggcgcccctcctCGCGCCGCGTATTGTATGACGCCCGAGAAGTGAGGCGGCGCCTCCGGGAGCTGACCCGCGAGGTGGAGGCCCTGTCCCACTGCTACCCGCTGATCTCCAAGTCCAGCAATGCCGAAGGGACGGGCAAGGACTGGGTATACCGTTCCCTGGCAGAGAGGTGA
- the SPEM1 gene encoding spermatid maturation protein 1 isoform X1, with translation MAMAERPRPGWASYPSSSTNSCQDLGNSILLLLGLIICINIGINMVTLLWRRLRAFLHRVFHVVYEKEASKPSSPEKQTQPLKQSAPAVHLRCTMDPVKMTVTPPPTRRHRHRGSSRRRGHHPVAWAPDTDDEEKPPHRHPAVCSHNWDHCADWETFRSTQGLWAPHTIRFQQTVEGKPLKGEMPSELGLEAYVYPVNPPPPSPKALSHDNCGAGAGAGAGAQAEQEQGAPAPPAPPPARGPAIVPDLPGRPSSRRVLYDAREVRRRLRELTREVEALSHCYPLISKSSNAEGTGKDWVYRSLAER, from the exons ATGGCCATGGCTGAGCGGCCACGGCCTGGGTGGGCCTCATATCCCAGCTCCAGCACCAACAGCTGTCAGGACCTGGGCAACTCCATCCTGTTGCTGCTGGGTCTCATCATCTGCATTAACATTGGCATCAATATGGTGACGCTG CTCTGGCGCAGACTCCGCGCCTTCTTACATCGGGTGTTCCATGTCGTTTATGAGAAAG AAGCTTCTAAGCCATCCTCACCTGAGAAGCAGACCCAGCCTCTGAAACAGAGCGCCCCTGCGGTCCACCTTCGATGCACCATGGACCCCGTGAAAATGACCGTGACCCCCCCACCCACTCGCCGCCATCGCCACAGGGGCTCCTCGAGGCGCCGGGGGCACCACCCGGTCGCCTGGGCCCCCGACACCGACGACGAGGAGAAGCCCCCACATCGGCACCCAGCAGTCTGCTCCCACAACTGGGATCACTGCGCAGACTGGGAAACCTTCCGATCCACCCAGGGGCTCTGGGCTCCCCACACCATTCGCTTCCAGCAGACCGTAGAAGGAAAGCCCCTCAAAGGAGAGATGCCGTCGGAGCTGGGCCTGGAGGCCTACGTGTACCCGgtgaaccccccacccccgagcccAAAGGCCCTGAGCCACGACAACTGTGGGGCGGGCGCGGGCGCAGGGGCCGGGGCCCAGGCCGAGCAGGAGCAGGGCGCCCCTGcccctccggccccgccccctgcccgggGCCCCGCAATCGTCCCCGACctccccgggcgcccctcctCGCGCCGCGTATTGTATGACGCCCGAGAAGTGAGGCGGCGCCTCCGGGAGCTGACCCGCGAGGTGGAGGCCCTGTCCCACTGCTACCCGCTGATCTCCAAGTCCAGCAATGCCGAAGGGACGGGCAAGGACTGGGTATACCGTTCCCTGGCAGAGAGGTGA
- the SPEM2 gene encoding uncharacterized protein SPEM2 isoform X5, with amino-acid sequence MCLIVTQQPHQLPGVLQSIPRSSPGCQRLTAPAAGSCHSCQHWDQRGNCDVAWTPECLRQDDPLDSSENHCHNRKMSQLRPVPSFDEDNLDSCLEEDDLSFPHPKYPRRGCGGLYQPVGLPSNLGLWGRQGGILASLPPPSLYLSPELRRMPKRVEAKSELRLQSYGPHCPQSRIWGNLEAEQRTPSPPPVRRPPPGPSRVPAGHSPYPSGAQLLHDSRDQRRRRLEGSGPPCALVPRGSRPEAREPCSPQAHRQSLPGHAHSQSNRSPHPSTGHLGYGARDPHEVRRRTGECTEATPARHPLTTASLTVLGETSHQRAPAPGSALLPRSSQPLPEVQAPEPPPAQPTFRPLSRTPGANGSYQVYDSLELKRQVQESRARASSLPPPCTSASRPSLHRSRNGKLH; translated from the exons ATGTGCCTCATTGTGACCCAACAGCCTCACCAGCTG CCTGGGGTCCTGCAGTCCATACCAAGAAGCTCCCCAGGGTGCCAACGACTTACTGCTCCTGCTGCTGGGTCTTGTCATTCTTGTCAACATTGGGATCAACGTGGTAACTGCG ATGTGGCATGGACTCCAGAATGCCTTAGACAAGATGATCCATTGGATTCATCTGAAAA TCACTGTCACAACCGCAAGATGTCACAGCTGCGGCCAGTGCCCTCCTTCGATGAGGACAACCTAGACTCCTGCCTAGAGGAGGATGACCTATCCTTCCCGCACCCCAAGTACCCACGGCGGGGCTGCGGAGGGCTCTACCAGCCGGTGGGCCTGCCCTCCAACTTGGGGCTGTGGGGCCGCCAGGGTGGGATCCTGGCCAGCCTGCCACCACCTTCTCTGTACCTGTCACCTGAGCTGCGCCGCATGCCCAAGCGCGTGGAGGCCAAGTCGGAGCTGAGGCTGCAGTCCTACGGGCCCCACTGCCCCCAGTCCCGAATCTGGGGCAATCTAGAGGCTGAGCAGCGGACCCCGTCTCCACCACCCGTCCGCCGGccgccccccggcccctcccGGGTCCCCGCGGGACACAGCCCTTACCCCTCAGGGGCCCAGCTACTCCATGACTCCCGGGATCAGCGGCGGCGGCGTCTGGAGGGCTCCGGACCACCCTGTGCCCTGGTGCCCCGGGGGTCCCGGCCCGAGGCCCGGGAGCCCTGCTCCCCCCAGGCCCACCGGCAGAGCCTCCCTGGCCACGCTCACAGCCAGTCCAACCGCAGCCCCCACCCATCCACGGGGCACTTGGGCTACGGCGCCCGGGACCCCCACGAGGTTCGGCGCCGGACGGGCGAATGCACCGAGGCAACGCCCGCCCGGCACCCTCTGACCACCGCATCCCTCACCGTGCTGGGCGAGACCTCCCACCAACGGGCCCCGGCTCCCGGCTCAGCCCTGCTGCCccgctcctcccagcccctgcccgaAGTCCAGGCTCCCGAGCCGCCCCCAGCTCAGCCCACCTTCAGGCCACTCAGCCGGACCCCGGGGGCCAATGGCAGCTACCAGGTATACGACAGCCTGGAGCTGAAGCGGCAGGTCCAGGAGAGCAGAGCGCGGGCCAGCTCCCTGCCGCCCCCCTGCACCTCGGCCTCCAGGCCCTCCCTGCACAGGAGCCGGAACGGGAAACTCCACTGA
- the SPEM1 gene encoding spermatid maturation protein 1 isoform X3, whose amino-acid sequence MSFMRKPLASPRSTEASKPSSPEKQTQPLKQSAPAVHLRCTMDPVKMTVTPPPTRRHRHRGSSRRRGHHPVAWAPDTDDEEKPPHRHPAVCSHNWDHCADWETFRSTQGLWAPHTIRFQQTVEGKPLKGEMPSELGLEAYVYPVNPPPPSPKALSHDNCGAGAGAGAGAQAEQEQGAPAPPAPPPARGPAIVPDLPGRPSSRRVLYDAREVRRRLRELTREVEALSHCYPLISKSSNAEGTGKDWVYRSLAER is encoded by the exons ATGTCGTTTATGAGAAAG cctctcgCCTCCCCTCGATCCACAGAAGCTTCTAAGCCATCCTCACCTGAGAAGCAGACCCAGCCTCTGAAACAGAGCGCCCCTGCGGTCCACCTTCGATGCACCATGGACCCCGTGAAAATGACCGTGACCCCCCCACCCACTCGCCGCCATCGCCACAGGGGCTCCTCGAGGCGCCGGGGGCACCACCCGGTCGCCTGGGCCCCCGACACCGACGACGAGGAGAAGCCCCCACATCGGCACCCAGCAGTCTGCTCCCACAACTGGGATCACTGCGCAGACTGGGAAACCTTCCGATCCACCCAGGGGCTCTGGGCTCCCCACACCATTCGCTTCCAGCAGACCGTAGAAGGAAAGCCCCTCAAAGGAGAGATGCCGTCGGAGCTGGGCCTGGAGGCCTACGTGTACCCGgtgaaccccccacccccgagcccAAAGGCCCTGAGCCACGACAACTGTGGGGCGGGCGCGGGCGCAGGGGCCGGGGCCCAGGCCGAGCAGGAGCAGGGCGCCCCTGcccctccggccccgccccctgcccgggGCCCCGCAATCGTCCCCGACctccccgggcgcccctcctCGCGCCGCGTATTGTATGACGCCCGAGAAGTGAGGCGGCGCCTCCGGGAGCTGACCCGCGAGGTGGAGGCCCTGTCCCACTGCTACCCGCTGATCTCCAAGTCCAGCAATGCCGAAGGGACGGGCAAGGACTGGGTATACCGTTCCCTGGCAGAGAGGTGA
- the SPEM2 gene encoding uncharacterized protein SPEM2 isoform X3 produces MCLIVTQQPHQLPGVLQSIPRSSPGCQRLTAPAAGSCHSCQHWDQRGNCDEILQASEGSPKDAPAKTQDVHIHCALDPVEVKMARPTCHRSSSYRCLRSPRCSCRRHRRCSHRRGRHPGHHRPCSHQWGLRNHRHFPPNRSVFHSHCHNRKMSQLRPVPSFDEDNLDSCLEEDDLSFPHPKYPRRGCGGLYQPVGLPSNLGLWGRQGGILASLPPPSLYLSPELRRMPKRVEAKSELRLQSYGPHCPQSRIWGNLEAEQRTPSPPPVRRPPPGPSRVPAGHSPYPSGAQLLHDSRDQRRRRLEGSGPPCALVPRGSRPEAREPCSPQAHRQSLPGHAHSQSNRSPHPSTGHLGYGARDPHEVRRRTGECTEATPARHPLTTASLTVLGETSHQRAPAPGSALLPRSSQPLPEVQAPEPPPAQPTFRPLSRTPGANGSYQVYDSLELKRQVQESRARASSLPPPCTSASRPSLHRSRNGKLH; encoded by the exons ATGTGCCTCATTGTGACCCAACAGCCTCACCAGCTG CCTGGGGTCCTGCAGTCCATACCAAGAAGCTCCCCAGGGTGCCAACGACTTACTGCTCCTGCTGCTGGGTCTTGTCATTCTTGTCAACATTGGGATCAACGTGGTAACTGCG ATGAAATCCTCCAGGCTTCCGAAGGTTCCCCCAAAGATGCCCCGGCCAAGACCCAAGACGTTCACATCCACTGTGCCCTGGACCCTGTAGAAGTGAAGATGGCCCGGCCCACCTGCCATCGCTCTTCCTCCTACCGCTGTCTCCGCAGCCCCCGCTGCAGCTGTCGCCGCCACCGCCGCTGCAGCCACCGCCGTGGCCGGCACCCCGGCCACCACCGCCCCTGCAGCCACCAGTGGGGACTGAGGAACCATAGGCATTTCCCCCCCAACCGCTCTGTCTTCCACAGTCACTGTCACAACCGCAAGATGTCACAGCTGCGGCCAGTGCCCTCCTTCGATGAGGACAACCTAGACTCCTGCCTAGAGGAGGATGACCTATCCTTCCCGCACCCCAAGTACCCACGGCGGGGCTGCGGAGGGCTCTACCAGCCGGTGGGCCTGCCCTCCAACTTGGGGCTGTGGGGCCGCCAGGGTGGGATCCTGGCCAGCCTGCCACCACCTTCTCTGTACCTGTCACCTGAGCTGCGCCGCATGCCCAAGCGCGTGGAGGCCAAGTCGGAGCTGAGGCTGCAGTCCTACGGGCCCCACTGCCCCCAGTCCCGAATCTGGGGCAATCTAGAGGCTGAGCAGCGGACCCCGTCTCCACCACCCGTCCGCCGGccgccccccggcccctcccGGGTCCCCGCGGGACACAGCCCTTACCCCTCAGGGGCCCAGCTACTCCATGACTCCCGGGATCAGCGGCGGCGGCGTCTGGAGGGCTCCGGACCACCCTGTGCCCTGGTGCCCCGGGGGTCCCGGCCCGAGGCCCGGGAGCCCTGCTCCCCCCAGGCCCACCGGCAGAGCCTCCCTGGCCACGCTCACAGCCAGTCCAACCGCAGCCCCCACCCATCCACGGGGCACTTGGGCTACGGCGCCCGGGACCCCCACGAGGTTCGGCGCCGGACGGGCGAATGCACCGAGGCAACGCCCGCCCGGCACCCTCTGACCACCGCATCCCTCACCGTGCTGGGCGAGACCTCCCACCAACGGGCCCCGGCTCCCGGCTCAGCCCTGCTGCCccgctcctcccagcccctgcccgaAGTCCAGGCTCCCGAGCCGCCCCCAGCTCAGCCCACCTTCAGGCCACTCAGCCGGACCCCGGGGGCCAATGGCAGCTACCAGGTATACGACAGCCTGGAGCTGAAGCGGCAGGTCCAGGAGAGCAGAGCGCGGGCCAGCTCCCTGCCGCCCCCCTGCACCTCGGCCTCCAGGCCCTCCCTGCACAGGAGCCGGAACGGGAAACTCCACTGA
- the SPEM2 gene encoding uncharacterized protein SPEM2 isoform X1, producing MENQLYYDSLGSCSPYQEAPQGANDLLLLLLGLVILVNIGINVVTAVSDGTAVGHPVPPGVERAGGGRGLHSHPTVPQMWHGLQNALDKMIHWIHLKNEILQASEGSPKDAPAKTQDVHIHCALDPVEVKMARPTCHRSSSYRCLRSPRCSCRRHRRCSHRRGRHPGHHRPCSHQWGLRNHRHFPPNRSVFHSHCHNRKMSQLRPVPSFDEDNLDSCLEEDDLSFPHPKYPRRGCGGLYQPVGLPSNLGLWGRQGGILASLPPPSLYLSPELRRMPKRVEAKSELRLQSYGPHCPQSRIWGNLEAEQRTPSPPPVRRPPPGPSRVPAGHSPYPSGAQLLHDSRDQRRRRLEGSGPPCALVPRGSRPEAREPCSPQAHRQSLPGHAHSQSNRSPHPSTGHLGYGARDPHEVRRRTGECTEATPARHPLTTASLTVLGETSHQRAPAPGSALLPRSSQPLPEVQAPEPPPAQPTFRPLSRTPGANGSYQVYDSLELKRQVQESRARASSLPPPCTSASRPSLHRSRNGKLH from the exons ATGGAAAACCAGCTCTATTATGACAGCCTGGGGTCCTGCAGTCCATACCAAGAAGCTCCCCAGGGTGCCAACGACTTACTGCTCCTGCTGCTGGGTCTTGTCATTCTTGTCAACATTGGGATCAACGTGGTAACTGCGGTCAGTGACGGCACGGCCGTGGGCCACCCCGTCCCCCCCGGGGTggagagggctgggggcgggCGTGGTCTTCACTCCCACCCCACCGTACCCCAGATGTGGCATGGACTCCAGAATGCCTTAGACAAGATGATCCATTGGATTCATCTGAAAA ATGAAATCCTCCAGGCTTCCGAAGGTTCCCCCAAAGATGCCCCGGCCAAGACCCAAGACGTTCACATCCACTGTGCCCTGGACCCTGTAGAAGTGAAGATGGCCCGGCCCACCTGCCATCGCTCTTCCTCCTACCGCTGTCTCCGCAGCCCCCGCTGCAGCTGTCGCCGCCACCGCCGCTGCAGCCACCGCCGTGGCCGGCACCCCGGCCACCACCGCCCCTGCAGCCACCAGTGGGGACTGAGGAACCATAGGCATTTCCCCCCCAACCGCTCTGTCTTCCACAGTCACTGTCACAACCGCAAGATGTCACAGCTGCGGCCAGTGCCCTCCTTCGATGAGGACAACCTAGACTCCTGCCTAGAGGAGGATGACCTATCCTTCCCGCACCCCAAGTACCCACGGCGGGGCTGCGGAGGGCTCTACCAGCCGGTGGGCCTGCCCTCCAACTTGGGGCTGTGGGGCCGCCAGGGTGGGATCCTGGCCAGCCTGCCACCACCTTCTCTGTACCTGTCACCTGAGCTGCGCCGCATGCCCAAGCGCGTGGAGGCCAAGTCGGAGCTGAGGCTGCAGTCCTACGGGCCCCACTGCCCCCAGTCCCGAATCTGGGGCAATCTAGAGGCTGAGCAGCGGACCCCGTCTCCACCACCCGTCCGCCGGccgccccccggcccctcccGGGTCCCCGCGGGACACAGCCCTTACCCCTCAGGGGCCCAGCTACTCCATGACTCCCGGGATCAGCGGCGGCGGCGTCTGGAGGGCTCCGGACCACCCTGTGCCCTGGTGCCCCGGGGGTCCCGGCCCGAGGCCCGGGAGCCCTGCTCCCCCCAGGCCCACCGGCAGAGCCTCCCTGGCCACGCTCACAGCCAGTCCAACCGCAGCCCCCACCCATCCACGGGGCACTTGGGCTACGGCGCCCGGGACCCCCACGAGGTTCGGCGCCGGACGGGCGAATGCACCGAGGCAACGCCCGCCCGGCACCCTCTGACCACCGCATCCCTCACCGTGCTGGGCGAGACCTCCCACCAACGGGCCCCGGCTCCCGGCTCAGCCCTGCTGCCccgctcctcccagcccctgcccgaAGTCCAGGCTCCCGAGCCGCCCCCAGCTCAGCCCACCTTCAGGCCACTCAGCCGGACCCCGGGGGCCAATGGCAGCTACCAGGTATACGACAGCCTGGAGCTGAAGCGGCAGGTCCAGGAGAGCAGAGCGCGGGCCAGCTCCCTGCCGCCCCCCTGCACCTCGGCCTCCAGGCCCTCCCTGCACAGGAGCCGGAACGGGAAACTCCACTGA
- the SPEM2 gene encoding uncharacterized protein SPEM2 isoform X2 produces MENQLYYDSLGSCSPYQEAPQGANDLLLLLLGLVILVNIGINVVTAMWHGLQNALDKMIHWIHLKNEILQASEGSPKDAPAKTQDVHIHCALDPVEVKMARPTCHRSSSYRCLRSPRCSCRRHRRCSHRRGRHPGHHRPCSHQWGLRNHRHFPPNRSVFHSHCHNRKMSQLRPVPSFDEDNLDSCLEEDDLSFPHPKYPRRGCGGLYQPVGLPSNLGLWGRQGGILASLPPPSLYLSPELRRMPKRVEAKSELRLQSYGPHCPQSRIWGNLEAEQRTPSPPPVRRPPPGPSRVPAGHSPYPSGAQLLHDSRDQRRRRLEGSGPPCALVPRGSRPEAREPCSPQAHRQSLPGHAHSQSNRSPHPSTGHLGYGARDPHEVRRRTGECTEATPARHPLTTASLTVLGETSHQRAPAPGSALLPRSSQPLPEVQAPEPPPAQPTFRPLSRTPGANGSYQVYDSLELKRQVQESRARASSLPPPCTSASRPSLHRSRNGKLH; encoded by the exons ATGGAAAACCAGCTCTATTATGACAGCCTGGGGTCCTGCAGTCCATACCAAGAAGCTCCCCAGGGTGCCAACGACTTACTGCTCCTGCTGCTGGGTCTTGTCATTCTTGTCAACATTGGGATCAACGTGGTAACTGCG ATGTGGCATGGACTCCAGAATGCCTTAGACAAGATGATCCATTGGATTCATCTGAAAA ATGAAATCCTCCAGGCTTCCGAAGGTTCCCCCAAAGATGCCCCGGCCAAGACCCAAGACGTTCACATCCACTGTGCCCTGGACCCTGTAGAAGTGAAGATGGCCCGGCCCACCTGCCATCGCTCTTCCTCCTACCGCTGTCTCCGCAGCCCCCGCTGCAGCTGTCGCCGCCACCGCCGCTGCAGCCACCGCCGTGGCCGGCACCCCGGCCACCACCGCCCCTGCAGCCACCAGTGGGGACTGAGGAACCATAGGCATTTCCCCCCCAACCGCTCTGTCTTCCACAGTCACTGTCACAACCGCAAGATGTCACAGCTGCGGCCAGTGCCCTCCTTCGATGAGGACAACCTAGACTCCTGCCTAGAGGAGGATGACCTATCCTTCCCGCACCCCAAGTACCCACGGCGGGGCTGCGGAGGGCTCTACCAGCCGGTGGGCCTGCCCTCCAACTTGGGGCTGTGGGGCCGCCAGGGTGGGATCCTGGCCAGCCTGCCACCACCTTCTCTGTACCTGTCACCTGAGCTGCGCCGCATGCCCAAGCGCGTGGAGGCCAAGTCGGAGCTGAGGCTGCAGTCCTACGGGCCCCACTGCCCCCAGTCCCGAATCTGGGGCAATCTAGAGGCTGAGCAGCGGACCCCGTCTCCACCACCCGTCCGCCGGccgccccccggcccctcccGGGTCCCCGCGGGACACAGCCCTTACCCCTCAGGGGCCCAGCTACTCCATGACTCCCGGGATCAGCGGCGGCGGCGTCTGGAGGGCTCCGGACCACCCTGTGCCCTGGTGCCCCGGGGGTCCCGGCCCGAGGCCCGGGAGCCCTGCTCCCCCCAGGCCCACCGGCAGAGCCTCCCTGGCCACGCTCACAGCCAGTCCAACCGCAGCCCCCACCCATCCACGGGGCACTTGGGCTACGGCGCCCGGGACCCCCACGAGGTTCGGCGCCGGACGGGCGAATGCACCGAGGCAACGCCCGCCCGGCACCCTCTGACCACCGCATCCCTCACCGTGCTGGGCGAGACCTCCCACCAACGGGCCCCGGCTCCCGGCTCAGCCCTGCTGCCccgctcctcccagcccctgcccgaAGTCCAGGCTCCCGAGCCGCCCCCAGCTCAGCCCACCTTCAGGCCACTCAGCCGGACCCCGGGGGCCAATGGCAGCTACCAGGTATACGACAGCCTGGAGCTGAAGCGGCAGGTCCAGGAGAGCAGAGCGCGGGCCAGCTCCCTGCCGCCCCCCTGCACCTCGGCCTCCAGGCCCTCCCTGCACAGGAGCCGGAACGGGAAACTCCACTGA